Proteins encoded together in one Clostridiales bacterium window:
- the glpK gene encoding glycerol kinase GlpK, translating into MKKYIMAFDQGTTSSRTIIFNNKCQIVGRAQKEFRQIYPKPGWVEHDPEDIWDTQIWSAKEAIKNAGIEAKDIAAIGITNQRETTIVWDKTDGKPVYNAVVWQCRRTAPTCDILKKQGLSEKIRDITGLIPDAYFSGTKIKWILDNVENARERADEGRVIFGNVDSFLIWRLTGGRVHATDYTNASRTMLYNIHDLKWDECMLDLLGIPCGMLPDVKPSSCIFGMTDKSIFGAEIPIAGVAGDQQAALFGQACFNCGDIKNTYGTGCFMLMNTGEKPVKSKNGLLTTIAYGVGGQVKYALEGSVFIGGAVVQWLRDELRMIRSPQETEDIAMKVPDSNGVYIVPAFVGLGAPYWDMYARGTIVGLTRGAKKEHIVRAALESIAYQSYDVMKAMEQDSGIKLTEIKVDGGASANNFLMQFQADILNYCVKRPKIIETTILGAAYLAGLAVGYFKDMDEISGKNTIERKFIPKMQDGEREKLLDGWHKAVARTLS; encoded by the coding sequence ATGAAAAAATATATAATGGCATTTGACCAGGGCACAACGAGTTCAAGGACTATTATTTTCAACAATAAATGTCAAATAGTCGGAAGGGCGCAGAAGGAATTTAGGCAGATTTATCCGAAACCCGGCTGGGTTGAGCATGATCCAGAGGATATATGGGATACTCAGATATGGTCTGCTAAAGAAGCGATAAAAAACGCCGGAATTGAGGCGAAGGACATTGCAGCCATAGGTATAACAAATCAAAGGGAGACGACGATCGTATGGGATAAAACAGACGGGAAGCCTGTTTACAACGCCGTCGTCTGGCAGTGCAGGAGGACTGCTCCTACATGTGACATATTGAAAAAGCAGGGGTTAAGTGAAAAGATCCGCGATATAACAGGTCTTATACCCGATGCTTATTTTTCAGGAACGAAAATAAAATGGATACTCGACAATGTTGAAAATGCGAGGGAAAGGGCGGACGAAGGCCGGGTGATTTTCGGCAACGTCGATTCTTTCCTCATATGGAGACTTACAGGCGGAAGGGTGCATGCTACGGATTATACAAACGCCTCAAGGACAATGCTTTATAATATACATGATTTAAAATGGGATGAATGCATGCTGGATTTGCTCGGCATACCTTGTGGAATGTTGCCTGATGTAAAACCTTCAAGCTGTATATTCGGCATGACGGATAAAAGTATTTTTGGGGCGGAGATACCGATCGCAGGTGTGGCAGGGGATCAGCAGGCTGCGCTTTTTGGACAGGCATGTTTCAACTGCGGGGATATAAAAAATACATATGGTACAGGATGCTTTATGCTTATGAATACCGGAGAAAAACCTGTCAAATCTAAAAATGGCCTTTTGACTACGATTGCCTATGGCGTAGGCGGACAGGTAAAATATGCCCTTGAAGGCAGCGTATTTATAGGAGGCGCTGTGGTGCAATGGCTAAGGGATGAGCTTAGGATGATAAGATCTCCACAGGAGACCGAAGATATCGCGATGAAGGTACCGGATTCCAATGGCGTTTATATAGTTCCTGCGTTTGTAGGGCTTGGAGCGCCATATTGGGATATGTATGCCAGGGGAACTATAGTGGGACTTACAAGGGGAGCAAAGAAGGAGCATATCGTAAGGGCGGCCCTTGAGTCCATCGCATACCAGTCATACGATGTAATGAAAGCTATGGAACAGGACTCCGGAATAAAACTTACGGAAATCAAAGTGGATGGGGGCGCCAGCGCAAATAATTTCCTTATGCAATTTCAGGCTGATATATTAAACTATTGTGTAAAAAGGCCAAAGATAATAGAGACGACTATTCTTGGGGCGGCATACCTTGCGGGACTTGCAGTAGGATATTTTAAAGATATGGATGAGATATCGGGCAAGAACACTATAGAGAGAAAATTTATTCCCAAGATGCAGGACGGAGAAAGGGAAAAACTTCTGGATGGCTGGCACAAGGCGGTAGCAAGAACTTTATCTTAA